One Legionella lansingensis genomic region harbors:
- a CDS encoding Gfo/Idh/MocA family protein — protein sequence MGILKCAVIGVGYLGRFHAQKYQMLPNAELVAICDINQDVCESVSKGLKVPAYSDYHDLFGKVEAVSIAATTSKHYEIAKDCIAQGIHVLIEKPITETVAQANELIELAKQYQIKLQVGHLERFNAARLALDAHLEQPLFIESHRLAPFNPRGTDVNVILDLMIHDIDIIQTIVKSPIVNIDAQGAPILSKSIDIANARLSFENHCVANVTASRISFKTERKTRIFQPNSYISIDYHNKQFAVFQKGEAEMFPGIPEITRHQSVFEKGDALLEEIKAFLASIQDDTAPLVTGEEGRDALEVAAKISSLIDRNLVQRNAI from the coding sequence ATGGGTATTTTAAAATGTGCAGTCATTGGGGTAGGTTATTTGGGCCGTTTTCATGCGCAAAAATATCAAATGCTCCCTAATGCTGAGCTAGTTGCTATTTGTGATATCAACCAAGACGTTTGTGAAAGCGTTTCTAAAGGACTCAAAGTTCCCGCGTATTCTGATTACCACGATCTTTTTGGCAAGGTTGAGGCAGTTAGCATTGCAGCAACCACGAGTAAGCATTACGAAATAGCTAAAGACTGCATAGCGCAGGGAATTCATGTGCTCATTGAAAAACCGATCACGGAAACGGTTGCTCAGGCAAATGAACTCATTGAACTAGCCAAACAATATCAGATTAAATTACAGGTTGGCCACTTGGAGCGCTTTAATGCTGCTCGTCTAGCACTTGATGCTCATCTTGAGCAACCCTTGTTTATTGAATCTCACCGTTTAGCACCTTTCAATCCACGTGGTACTGATGTAAACGTGATTTTGGATTTGATGATTCATGACATTGATATTATCCAAACGATCGTGAAAAGTCCTATTGTTAATATTGATGCTCAAGGAGCTCCTATTTTGTCTAAATCAATTGACATAGCCAATGCTCGTTTGTCTTTTGAGAACCACTGCGTGGCCAATGTCACAGCCAGTCGCATTAGCTTCAAAACGGAACGTAAGACGAGAATATTTCAGCCGAATTCTTATATTTCAATCGATTACCACAATAAGCAATTTGCTGTTTTTCAGAAGGGTGAGGCTGAGATGTTCCCGGGTATTCCGGAAATTACCCGCCACCAATCTGTGTTTGAAAAAGGAGATGCATTACTAGAGGAAATTAAAGCATTCTTGGCTTCTATCCAAGATGATACTGCACCCCTCGTAACTGGCGAAGAAGGCCGTGATGCCCTGGAAGTGGCAGCCAAAATTAGCTCGCTCATCGATCGCAATTTAGTGCAACGAAATGCAATCTAA
- the rnhB gene encoding ribonuclease HII: MYVAGVDEVGRGPLAGPVVTAAVILQKPIEGVKDSKKLSPVKRKELAVRIKEEAYCFAYGRAEVEEIDRLNIHYATLLAMKRAIEALPTSPHEVLVDGLFVPQVIMPCKAIVDGDGLICSIGAASILAKVLRDQEMESMDDLYPGYGFAAHKGYATEMHLSALQKLGPCAIHRKNFTPVTELLAELQVSS, from the coding sequence ATATATGTAGCAGGGGTTGATGAAGTAGGTCGTGGTCCTTTGGCTGGGCCTGTCGTTACGGCCGCCGTGATTTTGCAAAAGCCCATCGAGGGTGTAAAGGACTCCAAAAAGCTTTCGCCTGTAAAACGAAAAGAATTAGCCGTAAGAATCAAAGAAGAAGCATATTGTTTTGCTTATGGTCGTGCAGAAGTTGAAGAAATTGACAGGTTAAATATTCATTATGCAACGTTGTTAGCAATGAAGCGAGCTATTGAAGCTTTACCTACCTCTCCACATGAGGTGCTTGTAGATGGTCTATTTGTACCGCAAGTGATAATGCCCTGCAAAGCCATTGTTGATGGTGATGGCTTAATTTGTTCCATTGGTGCAGCCTCAATTTTAGCGAAAGTATTGCGTGATCAAGAAATGGAGAGCATGGATGACCTTTACCCTGGCTATGGTTTCGCAGCGCATAAAGGCTATGCTACAGAAATGCATCTTTCTGCATTACAGAAGTTAGGACCCTGCGCCATCCATCGTAAAAACTTCACCCCAGTTACCGAACTTTTAGCTGAACTACAAGTTAGTAGCTGA
- the rodA gene encoding rod shape-determining protein RodA, which yields MKTHHVRPVYRFTTKSIHIDLPLLGLLLSLIAIGMLILYSASNQNLSMIFRQSMRLFFALGMMMIFAMIPPHKYKAWSPWLYGTGLVLLIFVMLMGKIGKGAQRWLDLGLFRFQPSEIMKLAIPMMTAWYFDRKMLPIDIKSLCVAGIIIFFPALLIAKQPDLGTAIMVATAGLSVIFLAGINMYILLILASMIGLAAPFLWHFMYDYQKQRILTFLNPEHDPLGSGYHIIQSKIAIGSGGTFGKGWLEGSQSHLNFLPEHATDFIFAVGSEEFGLIGSIILIILIALIALRGLQIAKNAQTSFTRLLAASLAMTFFLAAFVNIGMVMGILPVVGMPLPLISYGGTAMVTFLTSFGILMSISSHRILFNSLT from the coding sequence ATGAAAACGCATCACGTCCGCCCAGTTTATCGATTTACCACGAAATCAATTCACATTGATCTCCCATTGCTAGGCTTACTTTTATCCTTGATCGCTATAGGGATGTTGATTCTATATAGTGCCTCTAATCAAAATCTCAGTATGATTTTTCGCCAATCGATGCGCTTGTTTTTTGCTTTGGGAATGATGATGATTTTCGCCATGATCCCTCCTCATAAATACAAAGCTTGGTCACCTTGGCTTTATGGTACAGGCTTGGTTTTACTTATCTTTGTCATGCTCATGGGCAAAATCGGGAAAGGTGCCCAGCGGTGGCTAGATTTGGGGCTATTTCGTTTTCAACCATCGGAGATCATGAAATTGGCAATCCCCATGATGACTGCATGGTATTTTGATCGAAAAATGCTACCTATTGATATTAAATCATTATGCGTTGCCGGTATCATTATTTTCTTCCCTGCTTTGCTCATTGCCAAACAACCTGATTTGGGGACTGCCATCATGGTTGCCACTGCAGGCCTAAGCGTCATTTTTCTTGCGGGTATCAACATGTACATCCTATTAATTCTTGCAAGCATGATAGGATTAGCTGCCCCTTTTTTATGGCATTTTATGTACGATTACCAAAAACAAAGGATCCTCACTTTTCTTAACCCCGAGCATGATCCTTTAGGTTCTGGGTATCATATTATCCAATCCAAAATTGCTATAGGCTCAGGTGGGACTTTCGGCAAAGGATGGCTGGAGGGTAGTCAATCCCATTTAAATTTCTTACCGGAGCATGCTACAGATTTTATTTTTGCTGTAGGCAGTGAAGAATTTGGCCTAATTGGCAGCATTATTCTTATTATTTTAATCGCTCTCATCGCTTTGCGAGGGCTTCAGATAGCAAAAAACGCACAAACCAGTTTTACACGACTGTTAGCAGCAAGTTTAGCTATGACATTTTTCCTTGCTGCATTTGTTAACATTGGTATGGTCATGGGCATTTTACCTGTAGTGGGCATGCCGCTACCCTTAATCAGTTATGGTGGGACAGCTATGGTTACCTTTTTAACCAGCTTCGGCATTTTAATGTCTATCAGCTCACATCGTATTTTGTTTAATAGCCTCACATAG
- the mrdA gene encoding penicillin-binding protein 2 — protein sequence MRLNKSIRRDRVDTRIQRFRLNLLATLVLFLSSILVLRLAYLQVSQYKRYQTLSLKNQMSIIPIAPPRGIILDRNGVVLAENIPVYVLETIPERVKDMPQTLKRLQKLLPSITEDDLENFHRTRKQNRSFVPIPLKLKLTQEEVAIFASNQYQFPGVNIKARLMRFYPLGEVMAHVLGYVGRINVQELRQVDPTNYRATNFIGKAGIERFYENILHGEVGYQQVETDVSGRTLRIINKQNPISGEKLYLTVDSRLQRAAYEALANKRGAVVAINTKNGDILAMVSSPSFDPNIFVNGITASDYQKLVNAKERPLYNRAVRGLYPPASTIKPFMGLAGLEKGVIDARYSIYDPGWFRLPGVSHAYRDWKKTGHGVINLKRAITVSCDTYFYQLGHKMGISAIEDMLVKFGFGQLTHVDLNEEAPGLVPSKRWKAQTKGVAWYPGDTVITSIGQGFMLVSPLQLANATASLSQKGRRFRPHLLLKSVQSDKGETHVYQVLEEYPMRLKDENYWDIVAEGMRAVITSNEGTGYRFGRNAPYSVAAKTGTAQVFGGRQYEKTRYEDIPEYLRDNSLFIAFAPVEDPEIAIAVIVENDFAASNVARKVLDAYFELKKSEPKS from the coding sequence ATGCGTTTAAATAAATCCATCAGAAGAGATCGCGTGGACACTCGTATACAACGCTTTCGATTGAATTTGCTAGCAACTTTAGTCCTCTTTTTATCTTCTATCCTGGTTTTGCGCCTCGCTTACTTGCAGGTCTCTCAATATAAGCGTTATCAAACCCTATCACTAAAAAATCAGATGAGCATTATTCCCATCGCACCACCGAGAGGAATTATTTTAGATAGAAATGGGGTTGTATTAGCTGAAAATATCCCGGTCTATGTTTTGGAAACTATTCCAGAGCGAGTTAAAGATATGCCTCAGACGCTAAAGAGATTACAAAAATTGCTTCCTTCAATTACTGAGGATGATCTGGAAAATTTTCATCGCACCCGCAAACAAAATCGTTCCTTTGTGCCTATTCCGCTAAAACTTAAGCTTACTCAAGAAGAAGTTGCTATCTTTGCCAGCAATCAATATCAGTTCCCCGGAGTCAATATTAAGGCAAGGTTAATGCGTTTTTATCCTTTAGGGGAGGTAATGGCGCATGTTCTAGGTTACGTTGGACGTATTAATGTACAAGAACTTCGTCAAGTTGATCCTACCAACTATCGAGCTACCAATTTCATTGGCAAAGCCGGAATAGAACGGTTCTATGAGAATATTTTACACGGCGAAGTTGGCTATCAGCAGGTTGAAACCGATGTTAGCGGTCGAACCTTAAGAATTATAAATAAACAAAATCCTATTTCAGGTGAAAAGCTTTATTTAACAGTTGACTCTCGCCTTCAGCGAGCAGCCTATGAAGCACTAGCAAATAAGCGAGGTGCTGTCGTCGCCATAAACACTAAAAATGGTGATATTCTTGCCATGGTTAGTTCACCAAGCTTTGATCCAAACATTTTTGTTAATGGAATTACTGCTTCTGACTATCAAAAACTGGTGAATGCAAAAGAAAGGCCACTGTATAACCGTGCGGTCAGAGGGTTATATCCTCCCGCTTCAACCATTAAGCCTTTTATGGGATTAGCTGGTTTGGAAAAAGGCGTGATTGATGCACGTTATAGTATTTATGATCCAGGATGGTTCCGTTTACCCGGAGTAAGCCATGCCTACCGTGATTGGAAAAAAACAGGTCACGGAGTAATCAATTTAAAACGGGCTATCACTGTTTCCTGTGATACTTATTTTTATCAATTAGGACATAAGATGGGCATTTCAGCCATTGAAGACATGTTGGTGAAATTTGGTTTTGGTCAGCTAACCCACGTGGACTTAAATGAAGAAGCTCCAGGTTTGGTCCCGAGTAAACGTTGGAAGGCACAAACTAAAGGGGTTGCCTGGTATCCAGGAGATACCGTGATAACATCCATCGGCCAAGGTTTTATGTTAGTTTCTCCTTTACAACTTGCAAACGCCACTGCTTCATTAAGTCAAAAGGGAAGACGCTTTCGCCCTCATTTGCTTCTTAAGTCCGTCCAAAGCGACAAAGGTGAAACCCATGTTTATCAGGTTCTTGAAGAATATCCGATGCGACTTAAAGATGAGAATTATTGGGATATTGTCGCAGAAGGTATGCGTGCCGTCATTACTAGTAATGAGGGAACAGGTTACCGTTTTGGCCGGAATGCACCCTATTCCGTTGCTGCTAAAACAGGAACAGCACAGGTATTCGGAGGCCGTCAATATGAAAAAACACGGTACGAAGATATCCCTGAATATTTAAGAGATAACTCCTTATTTATTGCCTTTGCACCCGTGGAAGATCCAGAAATAGCCATAGCAGTCATTGTTGAAAATGATTTCGCCGCTTCCAACGTTGCCCGCAAAGTTCTAGATGCCTATTTTGAATTGAAAAAAAGTGAACCAAAATCATGA
- the rlmH gene encoding 23S rRNA (pseudouridine(1915)-N(3))-methyltransferase RlmH — MLKITLVACGNKMPSWVMEAVSEFSKRIQEYTNLSLIEIPLTKRGKSSDLARILDKETALIEAAIPSSARIIALDMNGEAFSSEQLAQKIQQLQQIVSHVCFIIGGPEGLSPDILQKSHERWSLSKLTLPHPLVRIVLLEALYRAWSILHHHPYHK, encoded by the coding sequence ATGTTAAAAATTACCCTAGTCGCCTGTGGTAACAAAATGCCAAGTTGGGTTATGGAAGCCGTTTCAGAGTTTTCCAAACGCATACAAGAATATACCAACCTTAGCTTAATAGAAATTCCTCTAACTAAGCGAGGGAAATCCAGCGATTTAGCACGCATCCTGGATAAAGAAACAGCATTGATTGAGGCTGCTATTCCTTCTAGTGCTCGAATAATTGCGCTGGATATGAATGGAGAAGCATTTAGCAGCGAGCAGTTGGCGCAAAAAATTCAACAGCTGCAACAGATAGTAAGTCATGTATGTTTCATTATTGGCGGCCCAGAAGGCTTGAGTCCAGACATTTTGCAAAAAAGTCATGAGCGCTGGTCATTGTCAAAATTAACCCTCCCTCATCCTTTGGTCCGTATTGTTTTATTAGAAGCCCTTTATCGCGCCTGGTCTATTCTCCATCACCACCCTTATCATAAATGA
- the rsfS gene encoding ribosome silencing factor: MSEQPALLKQLVKSLDDNHAIDVIVIDVIKQTSVTDYMIICSGRSSRHVKAIAELTIEKMKTLGMIPLSQSGLETGEWVLVDFGDFVLHVMQADVRAFYNLEGLWQSPPK, from the coding sequence ATGTCTGAGCAACCTGCACTTTTAAAACAGTTGGTTAAATCCTTAGATGATAATCATGCAATTGATGTCATCGTTATTGATGTAATAAAACAAACCTCGGTAACTGATTATATGATCATTTGTAGCGGTCGCTCATCGCGTCACGTCAAAGCAATCGCCGAACTTACCATCGAAAAAATGAAAACACTTGGGATGATTCCACTTAGTCAAAGTGGTCTTGAGACCGGAGAATGGGTGTTGGTTGATTTTGGTGATTTTGTTTTACATGTTATGCAAGCAGATGTTCGCGCCTTTTATAATCTGGAAGGTCTCTGGCAGAGCCCACCTAAATAG
- a CDS encoding linear amide C-N hydrolase, with protein MCRLSLAGLSLLLVSTIPAFSCTTIDMNADQHHVVAKSIDWSLREGILVIHPRNMEHEARVDMTHLNPIRWRSLYGSVLFHGNDDGHPGPAVDGMNEKGLNVTVMMLSRSDYGKQENKPQLNMGMWAQYLLENYQSVTEAISHLDEYQLWPESYHGDTLKFHVYLHDISGHEAIIEFFQGQPLVYQDNEIEHKVLTNNFYSDSIAQLSKYQLFGGVELLPGEYDSYSRFVRAAAFKKKLSTYQENDMIGYAFDGLAAVAKPPGERSPTQISMVFDLDQRVLYFHTINNPILQKIDLKQYDFASLESPIYLNVF; from the coding sequence ATGTGCAGACTTTCGCTTGCCGGCCTGTCTTTGCTATTGGTGTCTACCATCCCAGCATTCTCATGTACAACCATCGATATGAACGCTGATCAGCATCATGTTGTTGCCAAAAGTATCGATTGGTCGTTGCGAGAAGGGATATTGGTTATTCATCCTCGCAATATGGAACATGAGGCCCGAGTTGATATGACGCATCTTAATCCTATCCGCTGGCGAAGTCTTTATGGAAGTGTCTTGTTTCATGGAAATGATGATGGTCATCCTGGACCTGCTGTCGATGGTATGAATGAGAAGGGATTGAATGTCACTGTTATGATGTTGTCTCGTTCTGATTATGGCAAACAAGAAAATAAACCACAGTTAAATATGGGTATGTGGGCACAATATCTTCTTGAAAATTATCAATCCGTCACGGAGGCGATTTCTCACCTTGATGAATATCAACTATGGCCAGAGTCTTACCATGGTGATACCTTGAAATTTCACGTTTATTTGCATGATATTTCCGGGCATGAGGCGATTATTGAATTTTTTCAAGGACAACCCTTAGTTTATCAGGACAATGAAATTGAGCATAAAGTATTAACCAACAATTTTTATTCTGATTCAATTGCTCAATTAAGCAAATACCAACTCTTTGGAGGAGTAGAGCTTTTACCTGGTGAATATGACTCTTATTCTCGATTTGTACGTGCAGCAGCGTTCAAGAAAAAACTATCTACGTATCAGGAAAATGACATGATAGGTTATGCCTTCGATGGTTTAGCAGCTGTTGCTAAGCCACCTGGTGAGCGCTCTCCAACACAAATCAGCATGGTATTCGATTTGGATCAGAGGGTGTTATATTTCCATACCATAAACAACCCTATATTACAAAAAATTGATTTGAAGCAATATGATTTTGCTTCCTTAGAAAGCCCGATTTATTTGAATGTGTTTTAG
- a CDS encoding VOC family protein, which translates to MTKNVFYLPEGYATITPYLIVKNAAKAIEFYKAVFGAKELMCMPGPNNSVGHAELTIGESKFMLADECPDMDAKAPSAYGGSPVGIHLYVKDVDAIVNQAIKHGAKLTQNVEDRFYGDRNGTIEDPFGHKWHISTHIEDVSEEEVMKRMQEGM; encoded by the coding sequence ATGACAAAAAATGTTTTCTACTTACCCGAAGGATACGCTACTATTACGCCCTACCTCATTGTTAAAAACGCAGCTAAGGCCATTGAATTTTATAAAGCCGTCTTCGGCGCTAAAGAGCTGATGTGCATGCCAGGTCCTAATAATAGCGTTGGTCATGCAGAATTAACCATTGGTGAATCAAAATTCATGTTAGCCGATGAATGTCCTGATATGGATGCTAAAGCTCCAAGTGCCTATGGCGGTTCCCCTGTAGGTATCCATCTCTATGTTAAAGATGTGGATGCTATCGTTAATCAAGCCATTAAACATGGGGCTAAATTAACTCAGAACGTGGAAGATCGATTCTATGGGGATCGCAACGGTACCATTGAAGATCCCTTCGGTCACAAATGGCATATATCCACACATATTGAAGATGTGTCAGAAGAAGAAGTAATGAAGCGCATGCAAGAAGGCATGTAA
- a CDS encoding MFS transporter: MMTQAKSLRSILPLFLVLFIDGMGLGLLFPILNTILVEPQSGFFPPELSLGLRDFYYGLTIGIFMICWFFGAAILGDLSDSVGRKKSLMICLVGAFLGYLLSAIAIVFHNFWLLLIGRIIAGFTSGSQPIAQAAIVDVSSEEHKARNIGLILLSVSLGFVFGPIFGGLLSDHRLVSWFSFSTPLYFAAILAFVNALLLYCFFSETFTKAHEKIKIRWHHAIHIFISAFKHPAIERYSLVLLIMIFGWSNYFSFISLYLFQVYHYSALGNSFFLAVMGLGFSIGCGYVVDYCTKRYAYDSIVIIGLLATAASVLITLLIPLEWVAWVATFCIGISLSVAYSVILAIFSNQVSEDEQGWVMGVTGSIMALCFGLTSIFTGVIAQVGATLPMLLAVLGLAGSALVLAVVKRSNRSGKSPKVH, from the coding sequence ATGATGACTCAGGCGAAATCCTTAAGATCAATCCTCCCTCTCTTTCTAGTGTTATTTATTGATGGAATGGGTTTAGGTCTATTGTTTCCAATCTTAAATACCATCCTGGTTGAGCCTCAGTCAGGTTTTTTCCCGCCCGAGCTTAGCCTCGGGCTGCGCGATTTTTATTATGGTTTAACCATAGGCATTTTTATGATTTGCTGGTTCTTTGGTGCAGCCATTCTGGGAGATTTATCGGACAGTGTTGGTAGGAAAAAATCATTAATGATTTGCCTCGTTGGTGCCTTTCTAGGCTATCTTCTCTCAGCCATCGCAATCGTCTTTCACAATTTTTGGTTACTCCTAATAGGTAGGATCATTGCTGGATTTACTTCTGGCAGTCAGCCTATCGCACAAGCAGCCATTGTTGACGTAAGTAGTGAAGAACATAAAGCAAGGAATATTGGACTTATTTTACTTTCTGTCTCATTGGGCTTTGTCTTTGGACCTATTTTTGGCGGACTATTATCTGATCACCGTCTAGTAAGCTGGTTTAGCTTTTCAACGCCCTTGTACTTTGCTGCTATTTTAGCCTTTGTAAATGCTCTTCTTCTCTATTGTTTTTTCTCAGAAACATTTACCAAGGCGCACGAAAAAATCAAAATAAGATGGCATCATGCTATCCATATTTTTATCTCAGCCTTTAAACACCCCGCAATTGAACGATATTCACTGGTATTATTGATTATGATATTTGGCTGGTCGAATTATTTCTCTTTTATCTCGCTTTACTTGTTTCAAGTTTATCATTATTCGGCCTTGGGGAACTCTTTTTTCCTCGCTGTCATGGGTTTAGGTTTTAGTATTGGCTGCGGCTACGTCGTTGATTATTGTACAAAACGCTATGCTTATGACTCGATTGTTATCATTGGTTTACTCGCTACAGCCGCGTCTGTATTGATAACTTTGCTCATTCCCCTAGAATGGGTTGCATGGGTTGCAACATTTTGCATCGGCATCAGCCTCTCTGTTGCTTACTCTGTGATACTAGCCATTTTTTCCAACCAAGTAAGTGAAGATGAACAGGGCTGGGTAATGGGTGTCACTGGATCCATTATGGCTCTTTGCTTCGGATTAACCTCAATTTTTACTGGGGTCATCGCTCAAGTTGGAGCGACACTCCCTATGTTATTAGCTGTTCTTGGTTTGGCAGGGAGTGCACTCGTTCTTGCTGTTGTGAAACGTTCAAATCGTTCTGGTAAGTCTCCAAAAGTGCACTAA
- a CDS encoding peptide MFS transporter codes for MWERYGFYVVQTLLALYLAFQFKWHDERVYTLVGTFTALTYLSPVIGGWIADHLLGQKRAILTGAVFLFFSYLSLFILTSDIALIAALAGVAVGTGLLKPNISSLLGNEYPENSPRRESGFTIFYMGITTGIILGTTIPSQLNYYFGWSVAFASAAFGMVIAFAVFAFGVHRYKIADYHPSELTLPKAIKALLAVIVLWSAAFLILHYTALADIAFGGVILLSLLYLIDVVKRETPKQARQTFVIGLLCIISVMFWAFYFQMFLSLTLFISRVVEPKLFGVLFPPPYYVTVQSIGMILFGYFLSRSKQQLSSVHSGIRTGNKFVFAMLFITLAYILITLVCHISQGTGLLSPLYFIPTYLLISIAELLLSPVGLAAITVLASRKKVSTMMGIFFVSLGIGAFLSGKLATLTAIKPEELSILQLKAHYTHTFTQLLLILVVATIVCLILNRTIKSLLIGHAEDPLPNSHSQS; via the coding sequence ATGTGGGAAAGATATGGTTTTTATGTCGTACAAACCCTATTGGCCCTTTACTTAGCATTCCAATTTAAATGGCATGATGAGCGAGTTTACACGTTAGTTGGTACATTTACAGCACTCACCTATCTTTCTCCAGTCATTGGTGGCTGGATAGCTGATCACTTACTTGGACAAAAAAGAGCCATTCTAACGGGAGCAGTGTTTTTATTTTTTAGTTATTTGTCCCTCTTTATATTAACCTCCGATATTGCTTTAATCGCTGCGTTAGCAGGGGTTGCAGTGGGTACAGGTTTATTGAAACCAAACATTTCTTCTTTATTGGGTAATGAATATCCAGAGAATTCTCCTCGTCGTGAGAGTGGATTTACTATTTTTTATATGGGGATAACAACAGGGATCATTTTAGGTACAACCATTCCAAGTCAGCTTAATTACTATTTTGGTTGGTCAGTCGCCTTTGCTAGCGCCGCTTTTGGTATGGTTATTGCCTTTGCTGTTTTTGCATTTGGCGTTCATCGCTATAAGATTGCTGATTATCACCCTTCTGAATTAACGCTTCCCAAGGCAATCAAAGCACTTCTTGCAGTCATCGTCTTATGGTCAGCAGCATTTCTCATCCTTCACTATACAGCACTTGCTGACATTGCTTTTGGTGGAGTTATTCTACTTTCTTTACTCTATTTAATTGATGTCGTAAAAAGAGAAACCCCAAAACAAGCCAGACAAACATTCGTTATTGGTTTGCTTTGTATCATCTCAGTCATGTTTTGGGCTTTCTATTTTCAAATGTTTCTTTCGTTGACTTTGTTTATATCTCGGGTCGTTGAGCCCAAATTGTTTGGGGTACTCTTTCCTCCGCCCTATTATGTGACAGTTCAAAGCATTGGAATGATCCTTTTTGGTTATTTTCTATCACGTAGTAAGCAGCAATTAAGTTCTGTTCACAGTGGAATAAGAACCGGGAATAAGTTTGTTTTTGCAATGCTCTTTATTACCCTTGCATACATATTAATCACTTTGGTGTGCCATATTAGCCAAGGAACAGGGTTACTGTCGCCTCTTTATTTTATCCCTACTTATCTGCTTATCTCGATCGCCGAACTATTATTATCTCCTGTGGGTTTGGCAGCCATTACTGTGCTGGCAAGCCGTAAAAAAGTTAGTACAATGATGGGTATCTTTTTTGTCTCTTTAGGGATCGGGGCATTTTTATCAGGAAAATTAGCCACTTTGACTGCCATTAAGCCAGAGGAATTGTCCATTTTGCAATTAAAGGCGCACTATACCCACACGTTTACACAACTTTTGTTAATTCTCGTAGTAGCGACTATCGTATGTTTAATTTTAAACCGCACGATTAAATCGTTGTTAATTGGGCATGCTGAAGACCCATTACCCAATTCACACAGTCAATCTTAA